Proteins encoded in a region of the Methanobrevibacter millerae genome:
- a CDS encoding transglutaminase family protein, which translates to MEEYLMETPSIDYMNPLFQDKVRELMNQSEDNLDYIKRCYIFVRDEISHSWDIKTDVVSRTASEVLENKTGICWTKSCLLAALLRANQIPSGISYQLLTRADDASEGYMIHALNTVYIKDLDKWIRLDARGNKKNINAFFSLNEERLAYTIRSELGEIDYHDNHADLDERLVNILMQSVDILELTTDFEF; encoded by the coding sequence ATGGAAGAATATTTGATGGAAACACCAAGCATTGATTACATGAATCCTCTTTTTCAGGATAAGGTTCGGGAATTGATGAATCAATCTGAAGATAATCTGGATTATATAAAACGATGTTACATCTTTGTTAGGGATGAAATTTCTCATTCATGGGACATTAAAACAGATGTGGTTTCAAGAACTGCCAGTGAGGTGCTTGAAAATAAAACTGGAATCTGCTGGACAAAATCTTGTCTTCTTGCAGCACTTCTAAGAGCAAATCAGATTCCATCAGGCATCAGTTATCAGTTGCTTACAAGAGCGGATGATGCAAGTGAAGGTTATATGATTCATGCTTTAAACACTGTGTATATAAAGGATTTAGATAAGTGGATCAGACTTGATGCTCGAGGAAATAAGAAAAATATTAATGCATTTTTCAGTTTGAATGAGGAACGCTTGGCTTACACAATCCGAAGTGAACTTGGTGAAATTGACTATCATGATAACCATGCAGATTTGGATGAAAGATTGGTTAATATTCTGATGCAAAGTGTGGATATCTTGGAGCTTACAACTGATTTTGAGTTTTAG
- a CDS encoding carbon starvation CstA family protein: MVYSFLWITLGTIFIDATHDFFSGFMSLRNDGFTMPAIILKYLETTARQFVAFVTIITGVLGAAVFST; the protein is encoded by the coding sequence TTGGTCTACAGCTTTTTATGGATTACTTTAGGTACAATTTTTATTGATGCGACACATGATTTCTTCTCAGGATTCATGTCTTTAAGAAACGACGGATTTACAATGCCTGCAATTATCTTAAAGTACCTTGAAACAACAGCTAGACAATTTGTTGCATTTGTTACTATTATAACAGGAGTTCTTGGAGCTGCTGTTTTTTCAACATAA
- a CDS encoding carbon starvation CstA family protein → MTRSLLLNSTYQILEFTTQGLYSTDNAIFPFLFVTIVYGAISGVHASQSPIVARCIKNENDARHIFFGAMVLERLTTLFWAAIALAFFHEQSQLAVIYATTPSVVANDMVTALLEPIGVFLAII, encoded by the coding sequence ATGACAAGGAGCCTACTTTTAAATTCCACATACCAGATTCTAGAATTTACAACACAAGGACTATACTCGACTGACAATGCAATATTTCCATTTTTATTTGTTACTATTGTATATGGCGCTATTTCCGGTGTTCATGCATCACAATCCCCTATCGTTGCCAGATGCATTAAGAATGAAAATGATGCGAGACACATATTTTTCGGAGCTATGGTTTTAGAGAGATTGACTACTCTTTTCTGGGCTGCGATTGCATTGGCATTTTTCCACGAACAATCACAACTTGCAGTAATCTATGCGACAACCCCATCAGTTGTAGCAAATGATATGGTAACAGCATTGCTTGAACCAATTGGCGTATTTTTAGCAATCATATGA
- a CDS encoding alpha/beta hydrolase, with product MKLENCQYKTHDNNIINYYGTDSNNHILLIIHAQSANSSSYSSVIKKLSKKFHLIIIDCYGHGKSSHNKEKYNIISQGDDLIEFIQYKTAEKISILGHSSGGLIACYIASKSDLCNNMILEDSPLFSSVGEKRFNYYNYNDLSTICHNFINQEEEEDFVYYYVMNQYMWNFFPENPREKIREKSGKSARKYRKEHPDKPLKIRFWPKKFLEAFNGMEQYDSYFGENFYNDTFNCNIDYSKLLSEINCKTLFMKANTKIADDGIIMGALTDENLQQVTALIKNIRVEYFNCGHGIHNEKKKEFVKSVIGTIE from the coding sequence ATGAAACTTGAAAATTGCCAATACAAAACACATGACAATAACATAATCAACTATTATGGGACTGACAGTAACAATCACATACTCTTGATAATACATGCCCAAAGTGCAAACTCAAGTAGTTATTCTAGTGTAATCAAAAAATTGTCCAAAAAATTCCATTTAATTATAATTGATTGCTATGGGCATGGAAAAAGCTCTCATAACAAGGAAAAATACAATATAATCAGCCAGGGTGATGATTTAATAGAATTTATACAATATAAAACTGCTGAAAAAATATCTATATTGGGTCACTCTTCTGGTGGTCTCATTGCCTGCTATATCGCTTCAAAATCAGATCTTTGCAATAATATGATACTGGAAGACTCTCCACTTTTTTCAAGCGTAGGTGAAAAAAGGTTCAATTATTACAACTACAATGACCTCTCAACGATTTGTCACAATTTCATCAATCAAGAAGAAGAAGAGGATTTTGTGTACTATTACGTCATGAATCAGTACATGTGGAACTTCTTTCCTGAAAATCCAAGGGAAAAAATCAGAGAAAAATCAGGAAAATCTGCACGAAAATATAGGAAAGAACATCCTGACAAACCTCTGAAAATCAGGTTTTGGCCTAAAAAATTCCTAGAAGCATTCAACGGGATGGAGCAATATGATTCTTACTTCGGAGAGAACTTCTACAACGACACATTCAATTGCAACATCGATTACAGCAAACTACTTTCAGAAATAAACTGCAAAACATTATTCATGAAGGCGAATACCAAAATTGCAGATGATGGCATTATTATGGGCGCCCTGACTGATGAGAATCTTCAACAGGTAACCGCCCTAATCAAAAACATTAGGGTGGAATATTTTAACTGTGGGCATGGAATCCATAATGAAAAGAAAAAAGAGTTCGTAAAAAGTGTGATTGGAACCATTGAATGA
- a CDS encoding zinc ribbon domain-containing protein has protein sequence MEKYCPKCRQKRNSRSKFCDMCGTPLEEREGRIKLPKGMYDKVYRRDGYRCQMCGASKNNGAELTIDHIIPLAAGGSNSINNLQTLCRSCNENKADLIFKSGLDVDIEIKKNELKSLLKVISEKREKFKSLTNLLSEEKEILSNCNEDEKIDIIFNIKQLEEEFIPTIESDLKKLNKELQLIEEDLRLKILEKQEKNRLFKILYINIDDSTLSFLKKHFSIDKDSKSDILKSLIEEHEEKEIYDIIFNEFYNDLNKKYRYLVIFRFENSKKNFVNYLINNNFSKDALINELTSTRNHLRNNLLYDLDLNYKQKILLKKYFSLENCSDNVLADRIIDSQYSKKELLNILDSYRLQLLKELSSKISKNDLQLIKEYYSIYSYSKKQTVEYLFDEKNIISSSDISNLLDHISEYNKFSKS, from the coding sequence ATGGAAAAATATTGTCCTAAATGTCGTCAAAAAAGAAATTCAAGGTCAAAATTTTGTGATATGTGTGGGACTCCGCTTGAAGAAAGAGAAGGTAGAATAAAACTTCCTAAAGGAATGTATGATAAAGTTTATCGAAGAGATGGATATCGTTGTCAAATGTGTGGTGCTAGTAAAAATAATGGTGCAGAATTAACTATTGACCATATTATCCCACTTGCTGCAGGCGGGTCAAATAGTATTAATAACCTTCAAACATTATGTCGCTCATGCAATGAAAATAAAGCAGACCTTATTTTTAAAAGTGGGTTGGACGTAGATATTGAAATCAAAAAAAATGAATTAAAATCTTTGTTAAAAGTAATCTCGGAAAAACGAGAGAAATTTAAATCACTAACTAATTTACTTTCAGAAGAAAAAGAAATATTATCTAATTGTAATGAGGATGAAAAAATAGATATAATATTTAATATTAAACAACTAGAAGAAGAATTTATCCCAACTATTGAATCTGATTTAAAAAAATTAAATAAAGAATTACAACTTATTGAAGAGGATTTAAGATTAAAAATATTAGAAAAACAAGAAAAAAACAGATTATTTAAAATATTATATATTAATATTGATGATTCTACATTAAGTTTTTTAAAGAAACATTTTTCTATTGATAAAGATTCTAAATCAGATATTTTAAAATCTTTAATTGAGGAACATGAAGAAAAAGAAATTTATGATATTATATTTAATGAATTCTATAATGATTTAAATAAAAAATATAGGTATTTAGTTATTTTTAGATTTGAGAATTCTAAAAAAAATTTTGTAAATTATTTAATAAACAATAATTTTTCAAAGGATGCTTTAATAAATGAACTTACATCAACAAGAAACCATCTTAGAAACAATCTTTTATATGATTTAGACTTAAATTATAAACAAAAAATCTTATTAAAAAAATATTTTTCATTGGAAAATTGTAGTGATAATGTTTTAGCAGATCGTATAATTGATTCCCAATATTCTAAAAAAGAATTATTAAATATTTTAGATTCTTATAGGCTCCAATTATTGAAAGAACTTTCTTCAAAAATATCTAAAAATGATCTACAGTTGATTAAAGAATATTATTCAATTTATAGTTATTCAAAAAAACAAACAGTTGAATATTTATTCGATGAGAAAAATATAATCTCTTCTAGCGACATATCTAATCTACTGGACCACATCTCAGAATATAATAAATTTAGCAAAAGCTAA
- a CDS encoding ATP-binding protein, with product MNPDNEDSIHDFLQSQITDTPLSLNNELSNRGVKFNHRDDFEEIRTFIDEFIDGNNVNRYIVLPGLRGVGKTTILFQVYDYLLNQKNIRHEQILYFSCEELNKIEDCDIYDTIKYYLKTFHNSSLQTLDEKLFLLIDESHFDKDWSLSGKIITDKSKNIFAIFTGSSAINLEYNAEAARRMIRYPITPLNYSQHLKLKYNYHTDISNDLIDLLFNGNVDNAIIKEKQVNCDLLNLKNYHSMDWDNYFKFGGFPSVMHDTNHRNAFKKLYYSVETVVTKDLGTMNNLTANTQTNALRLMKFLAEKYPGDISQNALANKIKTSAGSVNTIMDLLEKTHLIFHTEPYAGANARAKKSWQYYFATPSIMHAINLKFGFSSIKLSEYEGILLETLVGSNLVNLKNSEQFFEFSIFYDTYKVKKQKVDFIIKKDFDEVIPIEVGHGNKGTDQIKDAIRRYKAPHGIVISDTTKTIEKVDNVIFVPIKTFSLM from the coding sequence ATGAATCCTGATAATGAAGATTCAATTCATGATTTTTTACAAAGCCAAATAACAGATACTCCTTTATCTCTAAACAATGAGTTATCAAATAGGGGTGTTAAATTTAATCATAGGGATGATTTTGAAGAAATAAGAACATTTATAGATGAATTCATCGATGGAAATAATGTTAATCGTTATATTGTATTGCCGGGTCTTAGGGGTGTTGGAAAAACAACAATCTTATTTCAGGTATATGACTACTTGTTGAATCAAAAAAATATCCGTCATGAACAGATATTATATTTTTCCTGTGAGGAACTAAATAAAATAGAAGATTGTGACATCTATGATACCATCAAATATTATCTAAAAACATTCCATAACTCCTCACTGCAGACACTTGATGAAAAATTATTCTTATTAATTGACGAATCACATTTTGATAAAGATTGGTCACTTTCAGGTAAAATAATCACTGATAAATCTAAAAATATATTTGCGATTTTTACAGGTTCATCAGCAATAAATCTTGAATATAATGCTGAAGCCGCAAGAAGGATGATACGATATCCAATAACTCCCCTAAATTATTCACAACATTTAAAATTAAAATATAATTATCACACAGATATTTCCAATGATTTGATAGATTTATTATTTAATGGCAATGTTGATAATGCAATCATAAAAGAAAAGCAGGTAAATTGTGATTTATTAAATCTAAAAAATTATCATTCAATGGATTGGGATAATTATTTTAAATTTGGAGGATTTCCGTCAGTGATGCATGATACGAATCACAGAAATGCATTTAAAAAATTATACTACTCAGTTGAAACTGTGGTGACAAAAGATTTAGGGACAATGAATAACCTGACTGCAAATACACAAACAAATGCATTAAGATTAATGAAATTTTTGGCGGAAAAATATCCTGGTGACATTTCACAAAATGCGCTTGCAAATAAAATCAAAACTTCTGCAGGAAGTGTTAATACAATAATGGACTTACTTGAAAAGACTCATTTGATATTTCACACAGAACCTTATGCAGGTGCAAATGCAAGAGCAAAAAAATCATGGCAGTATTATTTTGCAACACCAAGCATAATGCATGCAATAAATCTCAAATTCGGATTTTCATCTATAAAATTGAGTGAATATGAAGGAATATTGCTTGAAACATTAGTCGGATCAAACCTTGTTAATTTGAAAAATAGTGAACAGTTCTTTGAATTCAGTATATTCTACGATACATATAAAGTGAAAAAGCAAAAGGTTGATTTTATAATAAAAAAAGATTTTGATGAAGTAATCCCAATAGAAGTTGGACACGGTAATAAAGGTACTGATCAAATTAAGGATGCAATAAGACGTTATAAAGCTCCACATGGAATTGTTATATCTGATACAACAAAAACAATTGAAAAAGTTGATAATGTAATATTCGTGCCAATAAAAACTTTCTCATTAATGTAA
- a CDS encoding heparan-alpha-glucosaminide N-acetyltransferase domain-containing protein has product MNFIADKKVNTGRQKELDIAKALAIIFMIFCHAIVFASFSNISISPGFELILNQTVAIIAAPVFMFCMGIGIIFSRHNQYDLLIKRGVELLLIGYFVNIGEQIIPNVLGHMLNMSNTPITLLPLFKVDILIFAGVAFTLIGILKRFNISNEKMLILAIVFSIIGSFVCFVDFNNIFLNYFFGYFIGTILHQCTAFPLFNWFIFPVAGIFYGSYFIRVKDKSQFFKLWPVFLIIPLIFILCNLSPTPAGSISDNARAYFITTLDAIVCIILIHGLLGFCWNISKFLPDIPINGFTMLSKHVTGIYVAQWYFIPLFMTFIEYFYKGFVFTDSSITLISIFILVISTLAALLYSKYKPTK; this is encoded by the coding sequence ATGAATTTCATAGCAGATAAAAAAGTTAATACTGGAAGACAAAAGGAATTGGATATTGCAAAAGCATTGGCAATTATTTTCATGATTTTTTGTCATGCAATAGTTTTTGCATCTTTTTCTAACATTTCAATTAGCCCAGGATTTGAATTGATTTTAAATCAGACTGTGGCAATCATTGCTGCACCGGTTTTCATGTTTTGTATGGGAATAGGCATCATTTTCTCAAGACATAATCAATATGATCTTCTTATTAAAAGAGGCGTGGAATTATTGTTGATTGGATATTTTGTAAATATTGGAGAACAAATAATCCCAAATGTTTTAGGCCATATGTTAAATATGTCTAATACTCCGATTACATTATTGCCATTGTTTAAGGTCGATATTTTAATATTTGCTGGAGTTGCATTCACACTTATTGGAATTCTTAAAAGATTTAATATTTCTAATGAAAAAATGTTGATTCTGGCAATTGTATTTTCTATAATCGGAAGTTTTGTATGCTTTGTTGATTTTAATAATATCTTCTTAAACTATTTCTTCGGATATTTTATAGGAACCATCCTTCACCAATGTACGGCATTTCCATTATTCAATTGGTTTATCTTTCCAGTAGCAGGTATATTTTATGGAAGTTATTTCATTAGAGTCAAAGACAAATCCCAGTTCTTTAAATTATGGCCTGTATTTTTAATTATTCCATTAATATTTATTCTTTGTAATTTATCCCCCACACCTGCAGGATCCATCTCTGATAATGCACGTGCATATTTTATCACAACCCTTGATGCAATAGTATGTATAATTCTAATTCATGGATTATTAGGTTTTTGTTGGAATATATCTAAATTTCTACCCGACATACCCATTAATGGATTTACCATGTTAAGTAAACACGTAACTGGAATTTATGTTGCTCAATGGTATTTTATCCCATTATTCATGACTTTTATCGAGTACTTTTATAAAGGCTTTGTATTCACTGATTCATCCATTACATTAATTAGCATATTTATATTAGTGATATCAACTCTTGCTGCACTATTATATAGTAAATATAAACCAACAAAATAG
- a CDS encoding phage terminase large subunit: MYDENDKFYLDARDKAILQKCVYENPYIPFNPFPKQAEMVLATEKEVLIGGAAGGSKSTSLLMRALFYVQDDVNEYHALILRRTLSDLKRKGALIHKASQWLNRKEIQNNQAIKPKWDGTEHSWTFPNGNSLTFGYLRNINDLDTYQGSEYQFIGIDELTQLERFKYIYMRSRVRKTKDNKLPTQLMCSSNPGKRGNKWVRERFIEKIDEDIQDKSQIRFISSSYLDNIYLDRKDYEEYLMGLDRVTREQLMNGNWYASVKGQLFDESDFHIISYDEYLKIPIVRIIRYWDLAATEVLNDDKLKGDDPDYTAGVLLAKDLSGNIYILDSYEFQLESRNLINEILNTAARDNSDVQYIELDGSTGKNFGLLIIDELTRRGFTTGVGNSRENKVDRARRVSADIQLNGIYLVGKDRTGFTKKWAMEFLEKITAYPNEAIHDDCVVAFTGGYEKIASEKQTQRVDVDKWYST, encoded by the coding sequence ATGTATGATGAAAACGACAAATTTTATTTAGATGCAAGAGACAAAGCTATTCTTCAGAAATGTGTATATGAAAATCCATATATACCATTTAATCCATTTCCAAAGCAAGCAGAAATGGTATTGGCAACAGAAAAGGAAGTATTAATCGGAGGTGCTGCAGGAGGAAGTAAATCAACCAGTTTATTAATGAGGGCATTATTTTATGTTCAGGATGATGTTAATGAATATCATGCGTTAATCTTGAGACGTACTTTATCTGACTTGAAGCGTAAAGGAGCTTTAATTCATAAAGCTAGTCAATGGCTAAATCGAAAGGAAATTCAAAATAATCAAGCTATTAAACCAAAGTGGGATGGAACTGAACACTCATGGACATTTCCAAACGGCAATTCATTAACATTTGGATATTTAAGAAATATCAATGACCTGGACACATACCAAGGTTCAGAATATCAGTTCATAGGCATAGATGAACTAACACAACTGGAAAGATTCAAATACATCTATATGCGCTCACGTGTAAGAAAAACAAAAGACAATAAACTCCCAACACAACTAATGTGCTCCAGTAACCCTGGTAAGCGTGGAAACAAATGGGTACGTGAAAGATTCATAGAAAAAATAGATGAAGACATACAGGACAAATCACAAATAAGATTTATCAGCTCCAGCTATTTGGACAATATCTATTTGGATAGAAAAGACTATGAAGAATACTTAATGGGTCTTGACAGAGTTACACGTGAACAGTTAATGAACGGTAACTGGTATGCTTCAGTTAAAGGTCAGCTATTTGACGAATCAGACTTCCACATAATCTCTTATGATGAATATCTAAAAATTCCAATAGTCAGAATTATCAGGTATTGGGACTTAGCAGCTACTGAAGTACTAAATGATGATAAACTGAAAGGCGATGATCCAGATTATACTGCTGGAGTATTGCTGGCTAAAGATCTATCTGGAAATATCTATATTTTAGATTCATACGAATTTCAGCTCGAGTCAAGAAACCTGATTAATGAAATACTAAATACGGCAGCACGTGACAATTCGGATGTTCAGTATATTGAATTAGATGGGAGTACAGGTAAAAACTTTGGATTACTTATAATTGATGAGCTAACGAGAAGAGGATTCACTACCGGTGTTGGTAACTCAAGAGAAAATAAAGTAGATCGTGCAAGAAGAGTTTCCGCTGATATCCAACTGAATGGAATTTACCTTGTTGGAAAGGATAGAACAGGGTTCACCAAAAAATGGGCCATGGAATTTCTAGAAAAAATTACAGCTTATCCAAATGAAGCTATTCATGATGACTGTGTAGTGGCATTTACTGGAGGATATGAAAAAATAGCTAGTGAAAAACAAACTCAGAGAGTTGATGTAGATAAATGGTATTCTACATAA
- a CDS encoding DUF86 domain-containing protein, whose amino-acid sequence MNEKDKRSAETIIDYCDRIADYLNRFDDDKEIYMSDSLYKDACALVIIQMGEFANRFSDEFLEEYDGIEWGQLIGLRNVTAHNYENIIDDIIWEVMHDDVPEIKEYLEKILYH is encoded by the coding sequence ATGAACGAGAAAGATAAAAGAAGTGCAGAAACCATAATTGACTATTGTGACCGTATTGCTGATTATTTAAATCGATTTGATGATGATAAAGAAATTTACATGTCTGACAGTTTATATAAAGATGCTTGTGCATTAGTTATAATCCAAATGGGAGAATTTGCCAATAGATTTTCAGATGAATTTCTTGAAGAATATGATGGAATTGAATGGGGTCAATTAATTGGATTGAGAAATGTCACTGCCCATAATTATGAAAATATAATTGATGATATAATTTGGGAAGTTATGCATGATGATGTTCCAGAAATTAAAGAATATTTAGAAAAAATTCTTTATCATTAA
- a CDS encoding nucleotidyltransferase family protein: MVFTIDDIRKRVIPIVIKYGISTFSLFGSYAREEANENSDLDFVMDKGDLKGLQYVSLVQDLEDEFNCHVDVVSKGSSNKKFLEAISKEEVLLYERER; this comes from the coding sequence ATGGTTTTTACTATTGATGATATTAGAAAAAGAGTTATTCCAATTGTAATTAAATATGGTATAAGTACTTTTAGTCTTTTCGGATCTTACGCTCGGGAAGAGGCCAATGAAAATAGTGATTTGGATTTTGTAATGGATAAAGGTGATTTGAAAGGTCTGCAATATGTTTCTTTAGTCCAAGATTTGGAAGATGAATTTAATTGCCATGTTGATGTAGTTAGTAAAGGCAGTTCAAATAAAAAATTTCTCGAAGCAATAAGCAAGGAGGAGGTTCTTTTATATGAACGAGAAAGATAA
- a CDS encoding virulence RhuM family protein — translation MAELFNVSKSTISEHLKHIFEEGELNKNSTVRKIRTVQIEGNREVKRQTTFYNLDAIISVGYRVNSKNATYFRIWATRVLKEFMVKGFVLDDELLKNGTRFGKDYFDELLERIREIKSSERRVYEKVTDIFATSFDYNPNAEITIEFFKNVQSKLHYVVSGLTPPEIIKSRANSEKEHMGLTTWKDAPNGKIMLSDTKVAKNYLSEDEISELNRIVNMYLDYAENQASRHKAMSMKDWAERLDKFLEFNEYQILNGREKVLRKAADEFVKTEFEKFKPVQDKNYKSDYNKFEERTRKLMLEK, via the coding sequence ATGGCTGAATTGTTTAATGTTTCTAAATCAACTATTAGTGAACATCTTAAACATATTTTTGAAGAAGGTGAATTAAATAAAAATTCAACTGTTCGGAAAATCCGAACAGTTCAAATTGAAGGAAATCGTGAAGTAAAAAGACAAACAACATTTTATAATTTGGACGCCATTATCTCAGTAGGTTACAGAGTCAACTCTAAAAATGCAACATATTTTAGAATTTGGGCAACTAGAGTCTTAAAAGAGTTTATGGTTAAAGGTTTTGTTTTAGATGATGAATTATTAAAAAATGGAACTCGTTTTGGTAAAGATTACTTTGATGAACTCTTGGAAAGGATTCGTGAAATCAAATCGTCCGAACGAAGAGTTTATGAAAAAGTTACAGATATTTTTGCAACATCTTTTGATTATAATCCTAATGCAGAAATTACAATTGAGTTTTTTAAGAATGTTCAATCCAAACTACATTATGTAGTTTCGGGTTTAACTCCTCCAGAAATTATAAAAAGTCGTGCAAATAGTGAAAAAGAGCATATGGGTTTAACTACATGGAAAGATGCTCCTAATGGTAAAATCATGTTAAGCGATACAAAAGTTGCAAAAAATTATTTATCTGAGGATGAAATTTCTGAACTTAATCGAATTGTAAATATGTATCTTGATTATGCGGAAAACCAAGCTTCAAGACATAAGGCAATGTCTATGAAAGACTGGGCTGAAAGATTAGATAAATTCTTAGAATTCAACGAATATCAAATTTTAAATGGTCGTGAAAAGGTTTTAAGAAAAGCTGCGGATGAGTTTGTAAAGACTGAATTTGAAAAATTTAAACCGGTACAGGATAAAAATTATAAATCTGATTATAATAAATTTGAAGAAAGAACAAGGAAATTGATGCTTGAAAAATAA
- a CDS encoding metallophosphoesterase, whose amino-acid sequence MNPIHFFTLGYYPEYLFIGIIWGIIIGFYTHFRVKYALNNSKLSKNKKLIINFIIPILAFICCLNIWSNAAILTLYLFLSSILADVIRIIWKYLIKDKYLNFIPQYHEKGILALVIFAIIIISGVYGMNHIELTEYNLTTDKINNGSYSIVWVSDIHYGTVQNPQLVKESISKINDLKPDIVVLGGDIVDERTTKEDMNEIFKELGKINSTYGTYYIFGNHDTQPDSIDYENGNRTFSDRELNKSIINNGIKILNDEKTSINDDIVLVGRSDAQWEGENNRIDIGKILNESDLSQYVVVLDHQPIKYEENSQQGADLQLSGHTHGGQLFPYSIFERLTGHLVYGEFHFGKMEMIVSSGLTGWGWPMRNEAKCEYVLININ is encoded by the coding sequence ATGAACCCCATACATTTCTTCACATTAGGATATTATCCAGAATATTTGTTTATTGGAATTATATGGGGTATTATTATTGGATTTTACACACATTTTAGAGTTAAATATGCTTTAAATAATAGCAAATTATCGAAAAATAAAAAATTAATCATAAATTTCATTATTCCGATTTTAGCATTTATATGCTGTTTAAATATATGGTCAAATGCAGCCATATTAACTTTATACTTATTTTTATCATCCATACTTGCAGACGTAATAAGAATAATATGGAAATATTTAATTAAGGACAAATATTTAAATTTCATTCCACAGTACCATGAAAAAGGCATTTTAGCATTAGTTATATTTGCAATTATAATAATTAGTGGCGTTTACGGAATGAATCATATTGAATTAACAGAATATAATTTAACTACAGATAAGATAAATAACGGATCTTATTCCATTGTTTGGGTTAGTGATATTCATTACGGAACTGTTCAAAATCCACAACTAGTTAAAGAAAGTATTTCCAAAATAAATGACTTAAAACCAGACATAGTTGTTTTAGGTGGAGATATAGTCGATGAAAGAACAACCAAAGAAGACATGAATGAAATATTTAAAGAATTGGGAAAAATCAATTCAACATATGGCACATATTATATCTTTGGAAATCACGATACACAACCAGACTCAATCGACTATGAAAATGGAAACAGAACATTCAGTGATAGAGAATTAAATAAATCAATAATTAATAATGGAATAAAAATTTTAAATGATGAAAAAACATCAATCAATGATGACATTGTTCTGGTAGGTAGAAGCGATGCACAGTGGGAGGGCGAAAATAATAGAATTGACATAGGCAAAATACTTAATGAAAGTGATTTATCCCAATATGTTGTTGTTTTAGATCACCAGCCTATTAAGTATGAAGAAAATTCGCAACAAGGTGCTGATTTACAACTTTCAGGCCATACTCATGGCGGACAGCTATTCCCATATTCAATTTTTGAAAGATTAACTGGTCATTTAGTTTATGGTGAATTTCATTTTGGAAAAATGGAAATGATAGTATCATCAGGTTTGACAGGTTGGGGATGGCCAATGAGGAATGAAGCTAAATGTGAATATGTTTTAATCAATATTAATTAA